In a genomic window of Bradyrhizobium sp. LLZ17:
- a CDS encoding L-idonate 5-dehydrogenase: protein MRAVVIHAPKDLRIDSYPDPAPGPGEVRVKIANGGICGSDLHYYHHGGFGVVRIQQPMALGHEIAGVVEAVGDGVTNVKAGTRVAVNPSKPCGQCLHCREGMRNQCLDMRFLGSAMRFPHVQGGFREFLTIDATQAVPIADKLSLAEAAVAEPLAVCLHAGKQAGPLLGKRVLITGCGPIGALMILVSRFGGAAEIVVTDVADAPLAVARKLGATHAINVGSVAAALDPWRTGKGVFDTLFEASGNQAALRTALDVLRPGATLVQLGLGGEMTLPINSIVAKELQLRGTFRFDPEFELAVRLMGEGLIDVKPLITATMPFEHAVAAFELASDRAQSMKVQLTF from the coding sequence ATGCGCGCCGTCGTCATCCACGCACCGAAAGACCTGCGGATCGACAGCTACCCCGATCCGGCGCCAGGCCCTGGCGAGGTCCGCGTCAAGATTGCCAATGGCGGTATCTGCGGCTCCGACCTGCATTACTATCATCACGGCGGCTTTGGCGTCGTGCGCATCCAGCAGCCGATGGCGCTCGGCCATGAAATCGCCGGCGTGGTCGAAGCGGTGGGGGACGGCGTCACCAACGTGAAGGCCGGCACACGCGTCGCGGTCAATCCGAGCAAGCCGTGCGGCCAGTGCCTGCATTGCCGGGAGGGCATGCGCAACCAGTGCCTCGACATGCGCTTCCTCGGCAGCGCGATGCGCTTTCCCCATGTACAGGGTGGCTTTCGCGAATTTCTGACGATCGATGCCACGCAGGCCGTGCCGATCGCGGACAAGCTGTCGCTGGCGGAAGCAGCTGTCGCCGAGCCGCTCGCGGTCTGCCTGCATGCCGGAAAGCAGGCTGGCCCCCTGCTCGGCAAGCGCGTCCTGATCACCGGCTGCGGCCCGATCGGCGCGCTGATGATCCTGGTCTCCCGCTTCGGCGGCGCCGCCGAGATCGTGGTGACCGATGTCGCCGACGCACCGCTGGCGGTTGCGCGGAAGCTCGGGGCCACTCACGCCATCAATGTCGGGAGCGTTGCCGCTGCACTCGATCCCTGGCGCACCGGCAAGGGCGTGTTCGACACCCTGTTTGAAGCCTCCGGCAACCAGGCCGCGCTGCGGACCGCGCTCGACGTGCTGCGGCCCGGTGCAACGCTGGTGCAGCTCGGTCTCGGCGGCGAGATGACGCTGCCGATCAATTCCATCGTCGCCAAGGAGCTGCAGCTCCGCGGCACCTTCCGCTTCGATCCCGAGTTCGAGCTCGCCGTGCGGCTGATGGGCGAAGGCCTGATCGACGTCAAGCCGCTGATCACGGCGACCATGCCGTTCGAGCACGCGGTCGCCGCCTTCGAGCTCGCCAGCGACCGCGCGCAATCGATGAAAGTGCAGCTGACGTTCTGA
- a CDS encoding SDR family oxidoreductase: MSTALFDLSGRTALVTGSSRGLGRAIAEGMAKAGAKLIINGVDPKRVEQAVAEFRAAGHQAEGAAFNVTDEPAILAAFENFDKTGLAIDIVVNNAGIQHRKPLVEFTTDEWRKVIETNLTSAFVIGREAAKRMIPRKRGKIINIGSLGSELARPTIAPYTAAKGGIKNLTRSMAVEWAQHGIQANAIGPGYMLTDMNEALVNNTDFNNWLMGRIPSKRWGRPDELVGAAIFLASDASTYVNGQIIYVDGGMIAAM, from the coding sequence ATGAGCACTGCCCTCTTTGATCTTTCCGGCCGCACCGCGCTCGTGACCGGCTCCTCCCGCGGGCTTGGCCGCGCCATCGCCGAGGGCATGGCCAAGGCCGGTGCGAAACTGATCATCAACGGCGTCGATCCCAAGCGGGTCGAGCAGGCCGTGGCCGAATTTCGCGCTGCCGGGCATCAGGCCGAAGGCGCCGCCTTCAACGTGACTGACGAGCCAGCCATCCTCGCCGCCTTCGAAAACTTCGACAAGACCGGACTTGCAATCGACATCGTCGTCAACAATGCCGGCATCCAGCACCGCAAGCCGCTGGTGGAGTTCACCACCGACGAGTGGCGCAAGGTGATCGAGACCAATCTCACCAGTGCCTTCGTGATCGGCCGCGAGGCGGCCAAGCGCATGATCCCGCGCAAGCGCGGCAAGATCATCAATATCGGCTCGCTCGGCAGCGAGCTGGCGCGTCCTACCATCGCGCCCTACACCGCGGCCAAGGGCGGCATCAAGAATCTCACCCGCTCGATGGCGGTGGAATGGGCCCAGCACGGCATCCAGGCCAACGCGATCGGCCCCGGCTACATGCTGACCGACATGAACGAGGCGCTCGTCAACAACACCGACTTCAACAATTGGTTGATGGGCCGCATTCCGTCAAAGCGCTGGGGCAGGCCGGACGAGCTGGTGGGCGCCGCGATCTTTCTCGCGTCGGACGCTTCCACCTACGTCAACGGCCAGATCATCTATGTCGATGGCGGCATGATCGCCGCGATGTGA
- a CDS encoding mandelate racemase/muconate lactonizing enzyme family protein, translated as MKITSIETLRTEEFSNVIWVRVHTDTGMIGLGETFYGAGAVEAQIHDTFAGRLLGRHPLHIEAIHRDMLNLPMAQSSTGVEYRAASAIDIALWDLFGKVCNQPVHQMLGGLCRDKQRIYNTCAGTQYVRSTNISPVSNWNLGASEGPYEDLDAFMTRADALAESLLESGISAMKIWPFDPAAQENKGLYITAAQMKQAIEPFEKIRKAVGDKMEIMVELHSLWNLPTAKQIARALEPYKPTWYEDPIRMNSPQALAEYARSTDVWVCASETLGSRFPYKDMLDRDAMHVVMADLCWTGGLTEGRKIAAMAETYHRPFAPHDCIGPIGFIAAIHMSFSQPNTLIQESVRAFYKGWYNELVTTMPVIKDGYVFPMEGPGLGVDLLPAVFDRSDLTVRRSNS; from the coding sequence GTGAAGATCACGTCGATCGAGACCCTGCGCACCGAGGAATTTTCCAACGTCATCTGGGTCCGCGTTCACACCGATACGGGCATGATCGGTCTCGGCGAGACCTTCTATGGCGCCGGCGCAGTCGAGGCGCAGATCCACGACACCTTTGCGGGCCGCCTGCTCGGCCGCCATCCCCTGCACATCGAGGCGATCCATCGCGACATGCTGAACCTGCCGATGGCGCAGTCCTCCACCGGTGTGGAATACCGCGCTGCCTCGGCGATCGACATCGCGCTGTGGGACCTGTTCGGCAAAGTCTGCAATCAGCCGGTGCACCAGATGCTCGGCGGCCTTTGCCGCGACAAGCAGCGCATCTACAACACCTGCGCCGGCACCCAATATGTCCGCTCCACCAATATCAGCCCGGTGTCGAACTGGAATCTCGGTGCCTCCGAAGGCCCCTACGAGGATCTTGACGCCTTTATGACCCGCGCCGATGCGCTGGCCGAAAGCCTGCTGGAAAGCGGCATCTCGGCCATGAAGATCTGGCCGTTCGATCCGGCGGCGCAGGAAAACAAGGGCCTCTACATCACCGCCGCTCAGATGAAGCAGGCAATCGAGCCGTTCGAGAAGATCCGCAAAGCGGTCGGCGACAAGATGGAGATCATGGTCGAGCTCCATTCGCTCTGGAATCTGCCGACGGCAAAGCAGATCGCGCGCGCGCTCGAGCCCTACAAGCCGACCTGGTACGAAGACCCGATCCGGATGAACTCGCCGCAGGCGCTCGCCGAATATGCGCGCTCCACCGACGTCTGGGTCTGCGCCAGCGAAACGCTGGGGTCGCGCTTCCCCTACAAGGACATGCTCGACCGCGACGCCATGCACGTGGTGATGGCCGATTTGTGCTGGACCGGCGGCCTCACCGAAGGCCGCAAGATCGCCGCGATGGCCGAGACCTATCACCGGCCCTTTGCACCGCACGATTGCATCGGCCCGATCGGCTTCATCGCCGCGATCCACATGTCGTTCAGCCAGCCCAATACGCTGATCCAGGAATCGGTGCGCGCCTTCTACAAGGGCTGGTACAATGAGCTCGTCACCACGATGCCTGTGATCAAGGACGGCTATGTCTTCCCGATGGAAGGCCCCGGCCTTGGCGTCGATCTGCTGCCCGCGGTGTTCGATCGTAGCGATCTCACCGTGCGCCGCTCCAACTCTTAA